A single region of the Leptothrix cholodnii SP-6 genome encodes:
- the hypB gene encoding hydrogenase nickel incorporation protein HypB codes for MCVVCGCSSGAPAAPHEHVSVAPNTGDLHYGAGAARVSVPGMSQARAIKLEVDVLGENNRLAAHNRAHFASHGITAYNLVSSPGSGKTTLLCATIEALKSAAPQLPLAVIEGDQQTSNDADRIRATGAAAIQINTGKGCHLDAQMVGDAFARLDLHGHSHSHGHEHTHDGHGHAQGHHHADALLFIENVGNLVCPAMWDLGEAAKIAILSVTEGEDKPIKYPDMFAAARLMVLNKIDLLPYLDFDIPKCIEYARRVNPGIEVLLVSARTGQGMDAWIDWLLHAGEPAQAHEHDTADDAGATEAALRSRIAQLEAQLAAAGIKA; via the coding sequence ATGTGTGTCGTCTGCGGATGCAGCAGCGGGGCGCCAGCCGCCCCGCATGAACATGTCAGCGTGGCGCCGAATACCGGCGACCTGCATTACGGCGCCGGAGCGGCGCGGGTGTCGGTGCCGGGCATGAGCCAGGCGCGCGCCATCAAGCTCGAGGTCGACGTGCTGGGCGAGAACAACCGCCTGGCCGCGCACAACCGCGCGCACTTCGCCTCGCACGGCATCACCGCCTACAACCTGGTGTCGAGCCCCGGCTCGGGCAAGACCACGCTGCTGTGCGCCACCATCGAGGCGCTCAAGAGCGCCGCGCCACAGCTGCCGCTGGCGGTGATCGAGGGCGACCAGCAGACCTCGAACGACGCCGACCGCATCCGCGCCACCGGCGCCGCGGCGATCCAGATCAACACCGGCAAGGGCTGCCATCTGGATGCGCAGATGGTGGGTGACGCGTTCGCGCGGCTCGATCTGCACGGGCACAGCCACAGCCACGGTCACGAACACACGCACGACGGACACGGACACGCGCAGGGCCATCACCACGCCGACGCACTGCTGTTCATCGAGAACGTCGGCAACCTCGTCTGCCCGGCAATGTGGGACCTGGGCGAGGCCGCCAAGATCGCCATCCTCTCGGTCACCGAGGGTGAGGACAAGCCGATCAAGTACCCCGACATGTTCGCCGCCGCCCGGCTCATGGTGCTCAACAAGATCGACCTGCTGCCCTACCTCGACTTCGACATCCCCAAATGCATCGAGTACGCACGCCGCGTCAACCCGGGCATCGAGGTGCTGCTGGTGTCGGCCAGGACCGGCCAGGGCATGGACGCCTGGATCGACTGGCTGTTGCACGCGGGCGAGCCGGCCCAAGCGCACGAGCACGACACCGCCGATGACGCCGGCGCCACCGAGGCCGCGCTGCGCAGCCGGATCGCCCAACTCGAAGCGCAGCTGGCCGCCGCCGGCATCAAGGCCTGA
- the hypE gene encoding hydrogenase expression/formation protein HypE, with product MSIKKDYIRPVDFKHGRVDMNHGAGGRASAQLIAELFARAFDNDYLRQGNDGALLDIPAGHRLVMATDAHVISPLFFPGGDIGCLSVHGTVNDVAMLGATPLYLSASFILEEGFALADLKRIVESMAAASRDAGVPIVTGDTKVVEQGKGDGVFISTTGIGVVPMDRQIGGALARPGDVVLVSGTIGDHGVAVLSQRESLEFETTIESDTAALHGLVARLLAAVPEGAVHCLRDPTRGGLATTLNEITRQSGVGMLLQETAIPVAPQVNAACELLGLDPLYIANEGKCIVICAAEHADAVLDAMRAHPLGRNAARIGSVTNDPHHFVQMATGFGGRRIVDWLSGEPLPRIC from the coding sequence ATGAGCATCAAGAAGGACTACATCCGCCCGGTCGACTTCAAACATGGCCGCGTCGACATGAACCACGGCGCGGGCGGGCGGGCTTCGGCGCAACTGATAGCCGAGTTGTTCGCGCGTGCCTTCGACAACGACTACCTGCGCCAGGGCAACGACGGTGCGCTGCTCGACATCCCCGCCGGCCACCGGCTGGTGATGGCGACCGACGCGCACGTGATCTCGCCGCTGTTCTTTCCGGGCGGCGACATCGGCTGCCTGTCGGTGCACGGCACGGTCAACGACGTGGCGATGCTGGGCGCGACGCCGCTGTACCTGAGCGCGAGCTTCATCCTCGAAGAAGGCTTCGCGCTGGCCGACCTCAAGCGCATCGTCGAGTCGATGGCCGCGGCCTCGCGTGACGCGGGCGTGCCGATCGTCACCGGCGACACCAAGGTGGTCGAACAGGGCAAGGGCGACGGCGTGTTCATCTCCACCACCGGCATCGGCGTGGTGCCGATGGACCGCCAGATCGGCGGCGCGCTGGCGCGGCCGGGCGATGTGGTGCTGGTGTCGGGCACGATCGGCGACCACGGCGTGGCGGTGCTGTCGCAACGTGAATCGCTGGAGTTCGAGACCACCATCGAGTCGGACACCGCCGCGCTGCACGGCCTGGTCGCGCGCCTGCTGGCCGCCGTGCCTGAAGGCGCCGTGCATTGCCTGCGCGACCCCACGCGCGGCGGCCTAGCGACCACGCTCAACGAGATCACGCGCCAGTCGGGCGTGGGCATGCTGCTGCAGGAGACGGCGATTCCCGTCGCGCCGCAGGTCAACGCCGCCTGCGAGCTGCTCGGGCTCGACCCGCTCTACATCGCCAACGAAGGCAAGTGCATCGTGATCTGCGCGGCCGAACACGCCGACGCGGTGCTCGACGCGATGCGCGCGCACCCGCTGGGCCGCAACGCGGCGCGCATCGGCAGCGTCACCAACGACCCGCACCACTTCGTGCAGATGGCCACCGGCTTCGGCGGGCGCCGCATCGTCGACTGGCTCAGCGGCGAGCCGCTGCCGCGCATCTGCTGA
- a CDS encoding enoyl-CoA hydratase-related protein, whose protein sequence is MRILLLAHAFNGLTQRLFCALREAGHTVSVELDIADAVTEEAVALFEPDLVIAPFLKRRIAESVWSTRPCLIVHPGPPGDGGPASLDWAVWRGEAEWGVTVLQATGDFDAGPVWAWRAFAVREGASKASLYRHEVTRCATESVLEALTRFAPGTRGPVPPPSLPATLGQWQGPMTAAMRAIDWSADDTATVLRKIAAADGHPGAPDVLFGRVCRLHDAHAASAGALAAVPHGAPGDVIARRGPALLRRTRDGGVWIGHVRCQPLADEPALKLAATRAFAAETAALPELAVPLLRKPDEPDEWDELHYDELGPAGARVGWLRFDFHNGAMSTRQCERLRDALRFARARDTQVLVLAGGSDFFSNGIHLHDIEASAHDAGDSAADASMRNIVAMNDVVLELLTLTDRLTVALLQGNAGAGGCFLAFAADTVWAHAGVVLNPHYKNMGNLYGSEYWTYTLPLRAGAAQADALTRRVMQGRLPMSAHEARSLGLVDAVLADDAAALRNTAQQAALTLAAAHDLAERVAAKQRRRADDESRRPLAAWRDDELRQMHRNFYGFDPSYHVARHHFVTRKPRAWTPRHLALHRRPGPR, encoded by the coding sequence ATGCGCATCCTGCTGCTGGCGCACGCCTTCAACGGCCTGACGCAGCGCCTGTTCTGCGCGCTGCGCGAGGCCGGCCACACGGTCTCGGTCGAACTCGACATTGCCGACGCGGTGACCGAAGAGGCGGTGGCGCTGTTCGAGCCTGACCTGGTCATCGCGCCGTTCCTGAAGCGGCGCATCGCCGAGTCGGTGTGGTCGACGCGGCCCTGCCTGATCGTGCATCCCGGCCCGCCGGGTGATGGCGGGCCGGCTTCGCTCGACTGGGCGGTGTGGCGCGGCGAGGCCGAATGGGGCGTGACGGTGCTGCAGGCCACCGGCGATTTCGACGCCGGGCCGGTGTGGGCGTGGCGGGCGTTTGCGGTGCGCGAGGGTGCGAGCAAGGCGAGCCTGTATCGGCACGAGGTGACGCGCTGCGCGACCGAGTCGGTGCTCGAAGCGTTGACGCGTTTTGCGCCCGGGACGCGCGGGCCTGTGCCGCCGCCGTCCTTGCCGGCCACGCTCGGCCAATGGCAGGGGCCGATGACTGCGGCGATGCGGGCGATCGACTGGTCGGCCGACGACACCGCCACCGTGCTGCGCAAGATCGCCGCCGCCGACGGTCATCCGGGCGCGCCCGATGTGCTGTTCGGCCGCGTCTGCCGCCTGCACGACGCCCATGCTGCAAGCGCCGGGGCACTGGCCGCCGTGCCGCACGGTGCGCCCGGCGATGTGATCGCCCGTCGCGGCCCGGCGCTGCTGCGGCGCACGCGCGACGGCGGCGTCTGGATCGGCCATGTGCGCTGCCAACCGTTGGCCGACGAGCCGGCGCTCAAGCTCGCCGCCACCCGCGCCTTTGCCGCCGAAACCGCCGCGCTGCCCGAACTCGCCGTGCCGCTGCTGCGCAAGCCCGACGAACCCGACGAGTGGGACGAACTGCATTACGACGAACTCGGCCCGGCCGGCGCACGTGTGGGCTGGCTGCGTTTCGACTTCCACAACGGCGCGATGTCGACCCGCCAGTGCGAGCGTCTGCGCGATGCGCTGCGATTCGCCCGCGCCCGCGACACGCAGGTGCTGGTGCTCGCCGGTGGCAGCGACTTCTTCAGCAACGGCATCCACCTGCACGACATCGAAGCCAGCGCGCACGACGCCGGCGACAGCGCGGCCGACGCGTCGATGCGCAACATCGTCGCGATGAACGACGTCGTGCTGGAACTGCTGACGCTGACCGACCGGCTCACCGTCGCGCTGCTGCAGGGCAATGCCGGCGCGGGCGGCTGCTTCCTGGCGTTCGCGGCCGACACGGTCTGGGCGCACGCGGGCGTGGTGCTGAACCCGCATTACAAGAACATGGGCAACCTCTACGGCTCGGAGTACTGGACCTACACGCTGCCCTTGCGAGCCGGCGCCGCGCAGGCCGACGCGTTGACACGCCGCGTGATGCAGGGCCGGCTGCCGATGTCGGCGCACGAGGCGCGATCGCTGGGCCTGGTCGACGCCGTGCTGGCCGACGATGCCGCCGCGCTGCGCAACACCGCGCAGCAGGCCGCCCTGACGCTGGCCGCAGCGCACGATCTCGCCGAACGCGTGGCCGCCAAGCAGCGCCGCCGCGCCGACGACGAAAGCCGACGCCCGCTGGCCGCCTGGCGCGACGACGAGCTGCGCCAGATGCATCGCAACTTCTACGGCTTCGACCCCAGCTACCACGTGGCGCGCCACCACTTCGTGACGCGCAAGCCGCGCGCCTGGACGCCCCGGCACCTGGCGCTGCACCGCCGGCCCGGGCCACGCTGA
- a CDS encoding phosphomannomutase/phosphoglucomutase, which yields MKTLASAFKAYDIRGIVGQALDVEFAEHLGRAFGSEAIAAGERAVAVGRDGRVSGPDLSAALMRGLASTGLDVVDLGAVTTPMLYYVAATRGEHGCRSGIQVTGSHNPKDYNGFKMVLAGVAIHGEAIQKLRTRMEAEDYLHVPGKRKNSKPRVGRIAAMDILPEYTHRVVSDCKLARPMKIVVDSGNGIPGASGPAILRALGCDVIDIYSRVDGDFPNHHPDPSKLENLADLIKIVHATDAELGLAFDGDGDRLGLVTKDGEIIFPDRQMLLFARDILSRHPGGTIIFDVKCSQRLSAGILEAGGVPLMWKTGHSLVKAKLRETGAPIAGEMSGHIFFGERWYGFDDAMYTAGRLLEILSRFDDPSAVLKALPTSFSTPELNVAVPAGNQHQIVEELIAQADFPGATIGTIDGLRGDYPDGFGLIRASNTTPVLVLRFEGHTEAALHRIEGDFMAALRRVMPEAQVQQAAH from the coding sequence ATGAAAACACTCGCATCGGCATTCAAGGCCTATGACATCCGCGGCATCGTCGGGCAGGCGCTCGACGTCGAATTTGCCGAGCACCTCGGCCGTGCCTTCGGCAGCGAGGCGATCGCCGCCGGCGAACGCGCGGTGGCGGTGGGCCGCGACGGCCGCGTCTCCGGGCCGGACCTGTCGGCGGCGCTGATGCGCGGGCTGGCCTCGACCGGGCTGGATGTGGTCGACCTCGGCGCGGTGACCACGCCGATGCTCTATTACGTGGCCGCCACCCGCGGCGAACACGGTTGCCGCAGCGGCATCCAGGTGACGGGCAGCCACAACCCGAAGGACTACAACGGCTTCAAGATGGTGCTGGCCGGCGTGGCGATCCACGGCGAGGCGATCCAGAAACTGCGCACGCGCATGGAGGCCGAGGATTACCTGCACGTGCCCGGCAAGCGCAAGAACTCCAAGCCGCGCGTGGGCCGCATCGCGGCGATGGACATCCTGCCGGAATACACGCACCGCGTCGTCAGCGACTGCAAGCTGGCGCGGCCGATGAAGATCGTGGTCGACTCGGGCAACGGCATTCCGGGCGCCTCGGGGCCCGCCATCCTGCGGGCGCTGGGCTGTGACGTGATCGACATCTACAGCCGCGTCGACGGCGATTTTCCGAACCACCATCCCGATCCGTCCAAGCTCGAAAACCTGGCCGACCTGATCAAGATCGTGCACGCCACCGACGCCGAACTCGGCCTGGCGTTCGACGGCGATGGCGACCGGCTGGGCCTGGTCACCAAGGACGGCGAGATCATCTTCCCGGACCGCCAGATGCTGCTGTTCGCACGCGACATCCTGAGCCGGCACCCGGGCGGCACGATCATCTTCGACGTCAAGTGCTCGCAGCGCCTGTCGGCCGGCATTCTTGAAGCGGGCGGTGTGCCGCTGATGTGGAAGACCGGCCACTCGCTGGTGAAAGCCAAGCTGCGCGAGACCGGCGCGCCGATCGCCGGTGAGATGAGCGGCCACATCTTCTTCGGCGAGCGCTGGTATGGCTTCGACGACGCGATGTACACCGCCGGCCGCCTGCTGGAGATCCTGTCGCGCTTCGACGACCCGAGCGCGGTGCTCAAGGCGCTGCCGACCAGCTTCAGCACGCCCGAACTGAACGTCGCGGTGCCGGCCGGCAACCAGCACCAGATCGTCGAGGAGCTGATCGCTCAAGCCGACTTTCCGGGTGCCACGATCGGCACCATCGACGGCCTGCGGGGCGACTATCCGGACGGCTTCGGCCTGATCCGGGCGTCGAACACCACGCCGGTGCTGGTGCTGCGTTTCGAGGGCCACACCGAGGCGGCGCTGCATCGCATCGAAGGTGATTTCATGGCGGCGCTGCGCCGGGTCATGCCTGAAGCGCAAGTGCAGCAGGCGGCGCACTGA
- a CDS encoding HypC/HybG/HupF family hydrogenase formation chaperone: MCLALPARVVALHDAHSATVDLGGVRKTISIELTPEAQIGDYVIVHVGHAIGMLDAEEAERTLALFAELAVHQAAAESVVSDSQAAA; encoded by the coding sequence ATGTGCCTCGCCCTGCCCGCCCGCGTCGTGGCCCTGCATGACGCACACAGCGCCACTGTCGACCTCGGCGGCGTGCGCAAGACCATCTCGATCGAACTGACACCCGAGGCCCAGATCGGCGACTACGTCATCGTGCACGTCGGCCACGCCATCGGCATGCTCGACGCCGAAGAGGCCGAGCGCACGCTGGCGCTGTTCGCCGAACTCGCGGTGCATCAGGCGGCCGCCGAATCCGTCGTGTCTGACAGCCAGGCCGCCGCATGA
- the hypD gene encoding hydrogenase formation protein HypD, producing the protein MKYIDEFRDGDVARRIAERLAAEVDPARHYSFMEFCGGHTHAISRYGIAELLPANVRMVHGPGCPVCVLPIGRIDLAIDLALNRGVILCTYGDVMRVPASESLSLMRAKARGADIRMIYSAADAVKLARENPGREVVFLAIGFETTTPPTALVIRQAAKEQLGNFSVLSNHVLTPSAITHILESPEVRQYGTVPIDGFIGPAHVSIVIGSRPYEHFAEEYQKPVVIAGFEPLDVMQAVLMLVRQVNQGRTEVENEFTRAVTRDGNLAAQAVVSEVFELRSSFEWRGLGEVPYSALKIRPAYAAFDAERRFELTYQPVPDHKQCECGAILRGVKKPTDCKLFGTVCTPENPMGSCMVSSEGACAAHYSYGRFRDIPVVAA; encoded by the coding sequence ATGAAGTACATCGACGAATTTCGTGATGGCGACGTGGCCCGCCGCATCGCCGAGCGGCTGGCGGCCGAGGTCGACCCGGCGCGCCACTACAGCTTCATGGAGTTCTGCGGCGGCCACACGCACGCGATCTCGCGTTACGGCATCGCCGAGCTGCTGCCCGCCAATGTGCGCATGGTGCACGGCCCGGGCTGCCCGGTATGCGTGCTGCCGATCGGCCGCATCGACCTGGCCATCGACCTGGCGCTCAACCGCGGCGTGATCCTGTGCACCTATGGCGACGTGATGCGGGTGCCGGCGTCAGAATCGCTTTCATTGATGCGCGCCAAGGCCCGCGGCGCCGACATCCGCATGATCTATTCGGCGGCTGACGCGGTGAAGCTTGCGCGTGAAAATCCGGGCCGTGAAGTCGTCTTCCTGGCCATCGGCTTCGAGACCACCACGCCGCCCACCGCACTCGTGATCCGCCAGGCCGCGAAGGAGCAGCTCGGCAACTTCAGCGTGCTGAGCAACCACGTGCTGACGCCCAGCGCGATCACGCACATCCTCGAATCGCCCGAGGTGCGCCAGTACGGCACCGTGCCGATCGACGGTTTCATCGGCCCGGCGCACGTCAGCATCGTGATCGGCTCGCGGCCCTACGAACACTTCGCCGAGGAGTATCAGAAGCCCGTGGTCATCGCCGGCTTCGAGCCGCTCGACGTGATGCAGGCGGTGCTGATGCTGGTGCGCCAGGTCAATCAAGGCCGCACCGAGGTCGAAAACGAGTTCACCCGCGCCGTCACGCGCGACGGCAACCTGGCCGCGCAGGCGGTCGTCTCCGAGGTGTTCGAACTGCGCAGCAGCTTCGAGTGGCGCGGCCTGGGCGAGGTGCCGTACAGCGCGCTGAAGATCCGCCCGGCCTACGCCGCCTTCGACGCCGAACGGCGCTTCGAGCTGACCTACCAGCCGGTGCCCGACCACAAGCAGTGCGAATGCGGCGCGATCCTGCGGGGTGTCAAGAAGCCGACCGACTGCAAGCTCTTCGGCACGGTCTGCACGCCCGAGAACCCGATGGGCTCGTGCATGGTGTCGTCCGAAGGCGCCTGCGCGGCGCACTACTCGTACGGGCGCTTCCGTGACATCCCCGTGGTGGCCGCATGA
- a CDS encoding hydrogenase maturation nickel metallochaperone HypA has translation MHELSLAGGIVKVIEDAAAREGFRRVSQLRLEAGALAGVEVRALRFALEAITPGTCLEGAAIEIDEPPGTAWCPRCSCSVEITSRADPCPLCSGFQLQATGGTELRVLDLLVHDEET, from the coding sequence ATGCATGAGCTGAGCCTGGCCGGCGGCATCGTCAAGGTGATCGAGGACGCCGCAGCGCGCGAAGGCTTCAGGCGCGTCTCGCAACTGCGGCTCGAGGCCGGCGCGCTGGCGGGTGTGGAGGTGCGGGCGCTGCGTTTCGCGCTCGAAGCCATCACGCCCGGCACCTGCCTCGAAGGCGCCGCGATCGAGATCGACGAGCCCCCCGGCACGGCCTGGTGCCCGCGCTGCAGCTGCAGCGTGGAGATCACCTCGCGCGCCGACCCCTGCCCGCTGTGCAGCGGATTTCAGCTACAAGCCACCGGCGGGACCGAGCTTCGGGTGCTCGACCTGCTGGTGCACGACGAGGAGACCTGA